In a single window of the Sediminicoccus sp. KRV36 genome:
- a CDS encoding GMC family oxidoreductase N-terminal domain-containing protein — MDETDVVVVGSGSAGSALAGRLSEDPRIRVTVLEAGARDINPWLHVPIGYAKTMYHPTLSWNYQTEAEPELHGRSVPWPRGRVLGGSSAINGLIYIRGQAADYDHWRQLGCTGWGFDDCLAYFKRSQRQERGASELHGGDGPLTTSDLRDKGVLPQAFIDAALELGFPRNDDFNGADQEGAGWYQVTVRNGFRCSAATAYLKPHLKRPNLRVITDAQVQRLIIEEGRVTGLVYRVGAEERTLKVTREVVLSAGAINSPQLMMLSGLGPAQHLIEMGIAVQRDIPQVGQNLQDHLQARLMYRANQNVTVNERVGSWLGMARMGIEFALTRGGPLSFAAGTSGLFARVLPQSATPDVQFHFIPWSADSVKEGLHKFPGFTVSVCQLRPESRGEIKLANPDAMAKPHIHARYLTSETDKQCMVEGVKLAHRLAGTKALGRFIEAAYAPPPGAARDDAALLEFVRRNSGTIYHPTGTCRMGEDMNAVVDTQLRVNGVGGLRVADASIMPTVVSGNTNAGCIMIGERCADFIKRAA, encoded by the coding sequence ATGGATGAGACCGATGTGGTGGTGGTGGGCAGTGGCTCGGCCGGCAGCGCCCTGGCCGGGCGCCTCAGCGAGGATCCGCGCATCCGCGTGACGGTGCTGGAAGCGGGTGCCCGCGACATCAACCCCTGGCTGCACGTGCCCATCGGCTATGCCAAGACGATGTATCACCCGACGCTGAGCTGGAACTACCAAACGGAGGCCGAGCCCGAATTGCATGGCCGCTCCGTGCCCTGGCCGCGCGGGCGCGTGCTGGGCGGGTCGTCCGCGATCAACGGCCTGATCTACATTCGGGGCCAGGCGGCGGATTACGATCATTGGCGGCAGCTGGGCTGCACCGGCTGGGGCTTCGATGACTGCCTGGCCTATTTCAAGCGCTCCCAGCGCCAGGAGCGCGGCGCGAGTGAGCTGCATGGCGGCGATGGCCCGCTGACGACGAGCGACCTGCGCGACAAGGGCGTGCTGCCGCAAGCCTTCATTGATGCCGCACTCGAACTCGGCTTCCCGCGCAATGATGATTTCAACGGCGCCGATCAGGAAGGGGCGGGCTGGTACCAGGTGACGGTGCGCAACGGCTTCCGCTGCTCGGCCGCCACCGCCTATCTCAAGCCGCATCTGAAGCGCCCCAATCTGCGCGTCATCACCGATGCGCAGGTGCAGCGCCTCATCATCGAGGAAGGCCGCGTGACCGGCCTTGTGTATCGCGTGGGCGCCGAGGAACGCACGCTGAAGGTGACGCGGGAGGTGGTGCTGAGTGCGGGCGCCATCAATTCGCCGCAGCTCATGATGCTCTCGGGCCTCGGGCCGGCGCAGCATCTGATCGAGATGGGCATCGCCGTGCAGCGGGATATCCCGCAGGTCGGGCAGAATTTGCAGGATCATCTCCAGGCGCGGCTGATGTATCGCGCCAACCAGAATGTGACGGTGAATGAGCGTGTGGGTTCCTGGCTCGGCATGGCAAGGATGGGCATCGAATTCGCGCTGACGCGCGGCGGGCCGCTCAGCTTCGCGGCCGGCACCTCGGGGCTTTTCGCCCGCGTGCTGCCGCAAAGTGCGACACCCGATGTGCAGTTCCACTTCATCCCCTGGAGTGCGGATAGCGTGAAGGAAGGGCTGCACAAATTCCCGGGCTTCACCGTCAGCGTCTGCCAGCTGCGGCCCGAGAGCCGGGGCGAGATCAAGCTCGCCAACCCCGACGCCATGGCCAAGCCGCATATCCATGCCCGCTACCTGACCAGCGAGACGGACAAGCAATGCATGGTGGAGGGGGTGAAGCTCGCGCATCGCCTGGCCGGGACAAAGGCGCTGGGCCGCTTCATCGAAGCCGCCTACGCCCCGCCGCCAGGGGCCGCGCGGGATGACGCGGCCTTGCTGGAATTCGTGCGCCGGAACAGCGGCACGATCTATCACCCGACGGGCACCTGCCGCATGGGTGAGGATATGAACGCCGTGGTGGATACGCAGCTGCGCGTCAACGGCGTGGGCGGGCTGCGCGTGGCCGATGCCAGCATCATGCCGACGGTGGTGAGCGGCAACACCAATGCCGGCTGCATCATGATCGGCGAACGCTGCGCCGATTTCATCAAGCGGGCGGCGTGA
- a CDS encoding MFS transporter, translating into MPIFLRVTLPLAFVNVLNQASRAMLAVIGPLLALEFSLSASDLGLLAAVLFVAYAGAQLPVGVALDRYGARRVQTALATLSGGAFLLCALADGVLMLGFGRFLTGIGISAGLMAMLKANTQWFPRARVAAMTGGGVFIGGLGGMMATLPLQALLPLVGWRGGFAVLALMSFAIAIWIWLSVADAPPGHVRPKTRGLISEVKAFGPIFTHPYFLRFVPAIIILSGLNFVYQGLWAGPWLRDVAGLDAAARAVVLFAYACGMAGGSLGNGQAASFFQARGHSPMLVPCIAMGVQLTLQAVLIISPPMSLWALCLIWFTFAFSGSAGPMGYTAVGQRFAPEYAGRVATAINGSMLVMVFILQYVIGAIIDLWPRTPSGGWDSAGYFWAMGGTLALQAITILWAWRLHSVLKGPTP; encoded by the coding sequence TTGCCCATTTTTCTGCGCGTCACCCTGCCGCTCGCCTTCGTCAATGTGCTGAACCAGGCGAGCCGGGCGATGCTGGCGGTCATCGGCCCGCTGCTGGCGCTGGAATTCTCGCTCTCCGCCTCGGATCTCGGTCTGCTGGCGGCCGTGCTCTTCGTCGCTTATGCCGGCGCGCAATTGCCGGTGGGTGTGGCACTGGACCGCTATGGCGCGCGGCGCGTGCAGACGGCGCTGGCCACCTTGTCGGGCGGGGCCTTCCTGCTCTGCGCGCTGGCGGATGGTGTGCTGATGCTGGGCTTCGGCCGCTTCCTCACCGGCATCGGCATCTCGGCCGGGCTGATGGCGATGCTCAAGGCCAATACGCAATGGTTTCCGCGCGCGCGCGTCGCGGCGATGACGGGCGGCGGCGTCTTCATCGGCGGCCTGGGCGGCATGATGGCGACACTTCCCTTGCAGGCGCTGCTGCCGCTGGTCGGCTGGCGCGGCGGCTTCGCCGTGCTGGCGCTGATGTCCTTCGCCATCGCCATCTGGATCTGGCTCTCGGTCGCGGATGCGCCGCCGGGCCATGTGCGGCCGAAGACGCGCGGGCTGATCTCCGAGGTGAAGGCCTTCGGGCCGATCTTCACCCACCCGTATTTCCTGCGCTTCGTGCCGGCGATCATCATCCTTTCCGGCCTGAACTTCGTCTATCAGGGGCTCTGGGCCGGGCCGTGGCTGCGCGATGTCGCGGGGCTGGATGCGGCGGCGCGGGCCGTGGTGCTCTTCGCCTATGCCTGCGGGATGGCGGGCGGCAGCCTCGGCAATGGCCAGGCGGCGAGTTTCTTCCAGGCGCGCGGGCATTCGCCCATGCTGGTGCCCTGCATCGCCATGGGCGTGCAGCTTACCCTTCAGGCGGTGCTGATCATCAGCCCGCCGATGAGCCTTTGGGCGCTGTGCCTCATCTGGTTCACCTTCGCCTTCTCGGGCTCGGCCGGGCCGATGGGCTATACCGCCGTCGGCCAGCGCTTCGCGCCCGAATATGCCGGGCGGGTGGCCACCGCGATCAATGGCTCCATGCTCGTCATGGTGTTCATCCTGCAATATGTGATCGGCGCGATCATCGACCTTTGGCCCCGCACGCCGTCGGGCGGCTGGGACAGTGCCGGGTATTTCTGGGCGATGGGCGGCACGCTCGCCTTGCAGGCCATCACCATCCTCTGGGCGTGGCGGCTGCATTCGGTTCTGAAAGGACCCACCCCATGA
- a CDS encoding gamma-glutamylcyclotransferase: MTPGMTLYFGYGSNLDALDWAGFCARCGFTGAELAPVAKALLLDCELVFDHYAGSRKGGALNLRARPGQAAEGMVFRANAIALQALDRKEGAPEEYQRVQRHAVLADGTAIPVMTYVAPSEGFQAPHADYLAVVRRGQAAHGIGHGMMEAAARDAPAPLTIGHLFVYGTLMAGEANAHHLEGLPRDPGVVRARLHDCGPYPALSLGEGEVRGEVVALPLERLAAMDALEGSAPGGAPGGMYRRSVLTVRTAAGPRPAYAYVMDDARHVPLIPSGDWRSLGGRHAAWAEYAARTAESER, translated from the coding sequence ATGACCCCTGGGATGACGCTGTATTTCGGCTATGGCTCCAACCTCGATGCGCTGGACTGGGCCGGCTTCTGCGCGCGTTGCGGCTTCACCGGGGCCGAGCTGGCGCCGGTGGCCAAGGCGCTGCTGCTGGACTGCGAACTGGTGTTTGATCACTACGCCGGCAGCCGCAAGGGCGGCGCGCTGAACCTGCGGGCGCGGCCGGGCCAGGCGGCGGAGGGCATGGTGTTCCGCGCCAATGCCATCGCGCTGCAGGCGCTGGACCGCAAGGAAGGCGCGCCGGAGGAATACCAGCGCGTGCAGCGCCATGCGGTGCTGGCCGATGGCACCGCCATCCCGGTGATGACCTATGTGGCGCCCAGCGAGGGCTTCCAGGCCCCGCATGCCGACTACCTGGCCGTGGTGCGCCGCGGCCAGGCGGCGCATGGCATCGGCCATGGCATGATGGAGGCCGCGGCGCGCGATGCGCCGGCGCCGCTCACCATCGGGCACCTCTTCGTCTACGGCACGCTGATGGCAGGCGAGGCGAATGCGCATCACCTGGAGGGGCTGCCACGCGACCCCGGCGTCGTCCGGGCGCGGCTGCATGATTGCGGCCCCTATCCCGCGCTCTCGCTCGGAGAGGGCGAAGTCCGGGGCGAGGTGGTGGCCTTGCCGCTGGAGCGCCTGGCCGCGATGGATGCGCTGGAGGGCAGCGCGCCCGGCGGCGCGCCCGGGGGCATGTACCGGCGCAGCGTGCTGACGGTGCGGACCGCGGCCGGGCCGCGGCCGGCCTATGCCTATGTGATGGATGACGCGCGGCATGTTCCGCTGATCCCCTCGGGGGATTGGCGCAGCCTGGGCGGGCGGCATGCGGCCTGGGCGGAATATGCGGCCCGGACGGCGGAGAGTGAGCGGTAG
- a CDS encoding FAD-binding oxidoreductase, giving the protein MSPLDTLTQALGPAACLRGEADMAPYAVDWRGIYHGQPVAVLRPAETAQVSAALRLCAELNLAVVPAGGRTSLAGAAVPMAQGPASVVLSLERMNRLRAVDALDNSLTAEAGCTIEAVQNAATEAHRFFPLHFGAQGSAMVGGALSTNAGGIRTLRYGNARDLVLGLEVVLPDGRVLDDLRRVRKDNSGYALRHLFIGAEGTLGIITAATLKLFPMLAKRETALVAVRSPAEALLLLARCQESGAELVAFELIRKICIEITLKHGTNIRQPMELSTDWYCLIEAASTHAAIPVREALESALMEGIEAGEAEDVVLCESEAQRQNLWNIRETFPTCSRMEGPGLATDTSVPVSRIPDFLDRAQALIQANWPEGKMVALGHMGDGNIHLSLQAPAGMGHPEWQARAPEFEGLIGEIAVELGGSFSAEHGIGQSKRAAMAKLKSPVALDLMRAIKATLDPAGRMNPGKVLPPA; this is encoded by the coding sequence ATGTCCCCTCTCGATACGCTCACCCAAGCCCTCGGCCCCGCCGCCTGCCTGCGCGGCGAGGCGGATATGGCGCCCTATGCGGTGGATTGGCGCGGCATTTATCACGGCCAGCCCGTGGCCGTGCTGCGCCCCGCGGAGACCGCCCAGGTCAGTGCCGCGCTCCGGCTTTGCGCCGAATTGAACCTGGCCGTGGTGCCGGCCGGCGGGCGCACCTCCCTCGCCGGGGCCGCCGTGCCCATGGCGCAGGGGCCGGCCAGCGTGGTGCTCAGCCTGGAGCGGATGAACCGCCTGCGCGCCGTGGATGCGCTGGACAATTCCCTCACCGCCGAGGCCGGCTGCACGATCGAGGCGGTGCAGAACGCCGCGACCGAGGCCCATCGCTTCTTCCCGCTGCATTTCGGCGCCCAGGGCTCGGCCATGGTCGGCGGCGCGCTCTCCACCAATGCGGGCGGCATCCGCACGCTGCGCTACGGCAATGCGCGGGACCTCGTGCTGGGGCTGGAGGTGGTGCTGCCCGATGGCCGGGTGCTGGATGATCTGCGCCGCGTGCGCAAGGATAATTCCGGCTATGCGCTGCGGCACTTGTTCATCGGCGCCGAGGGCACGCTGGGCATCATCACCGCCGCCACCCTCAAGCTGTTCCCCATGCTGGCCAAGCGCGAGACGGCGCTGGTCGCGGTGCGCTCCCCGGCCGAGGCGCTGCTGCTGCTGGCACGCTGCCAGGAAAGCGGCGCCGAACTCGTCGCCTTCGAACTCATCCGCAAGATCTGCATCGAGATCACGCTGAAGCACGGCACCAATATCCGCCAGCCGATGGAGCTTTCCACCGACTGGTACTGCCTGATCGAAGCCGCCAGCACCCACGCCGCCATCCCCGTGCGCGAGGCGCTGGAATCCGCCCTGATGGAAGGCATCGAGGCCGGCGAGGCGGAGGATGTGGTGCTGTGCGAGAGCGAGGCGCAACGCCAGAACCTGTGGAACATCCGCGAGACCTTCCCGACCTGTTCGCGCATGGAAGGCCCGGGCCTGGCCACCGATACCTCGGTCCCCGTCTCGCGCATTCCGGATTTCCTGGATCGCGCCCAGGCGCTGATCCAGGCGAATTGGCCGGAAGGGAAGATGGTGGCACTCGGGCATATGGGGGATGGCAATATCCATCTCTCGCTGCAGGCGCCGGCCGGGATGGGCCATCCCGAATGGCAGGCCCGCGCGCCGGAATTCGAGGGCCTGATCGGCGAGATCGCGGTGGAACTGGGCGGCAGCTTCTCGGCCGAGCATGGCATCGGGCAATCCAAGCGCGCCGCCATGGCCAAGCTGAAATCCCCCGTGGCGCTGGATCTGATGCGCGCCATCAAGGCGACGCTGGACCCCGCGGGGCGGATGAATCCGGGCAAGGTTCTGCCGCCAGCTTGA
- a CDS encoding tripartite tricarboxylate transporter substrate binding protein has product MPFSRRLILTAPLLPFAAQAQEAWPARGPIRFIVPGPAGGAGDVTGRLVMERVAARIGQQIVIENRPGAGTNIGMTAVARAAPDGYVLGLASIASHAVNRTLYRSLPFDPVADFAPVSLMALVPNLMVIPPGLPVTNVTEFVAYARARPGQINFGSVGAGSSQHLAGAQFAQATGIEMQHIPYNAGGQMNTDLIGNRIQVLFQSVSAVAELARAGRVRPLAVTGTERAPAFTDVPTLREAGVDIVSTGWFGVVAPAQTPAPILERLHRETVAALAEPGLAARLVAGGSLPRASASRADFARFMAEETARWAPVVRATGATVD; this is encoded by the coding sequence ATGCCCTTCTCCCGCCGCCTGATCCTCACGGCCCCCCTGCTCCCCTTTGCGGCCCAGGCACAGGAAGCCTGGCCCGCGCGGGGGCCGATCCGCTTCATCGTCCCCGGCCCCGCCGGCGGTGCGGGCGATGTGACGGGCCGGCTGGTGATGGAGCGCGTGGCGGCGCGCATCGGCCAGCAGATCGTGATCGAGAACCGGCCCGGGGCGGGCACCAATATCGGCATGACGGCCGTGGCCCGCGCGGCGCCCGATGGCTATGTGCTGGGCTTGGCCAGCATCGCCAGCCATGCGGTGAACCGCACGCTGTATCGCAGCCTGCCCTTTGATCCCGTGGCGGATTTCGCGCCGGTCAGCCTGATGGCGCTGGTGCCCAACCTGATGGTCATCCCGCCCGGCCTGCCGGTCACGAATGTCACGGAATTCGTGGCCTATGCGCGGGCGCGGCCGGGGCAGATCAATTTCGGCTCGGTCGGCGCCGGTTCCTCGCAGCATCTGGCGGGCGCGCAATTCGCGCAGGCCACGGGGATCGAGATGCAGCACATCCCGTATAATGCGGGCGGGCAGATGAACACGGACCTGATCGGGAACCGCATCCAGGTGCTGTTCCAGTCGGTCAGCGCGGTGGCGGAGCTGGCGCGGGCGGGGCGGGTGCGGCCGCTCGCCGTGACCGGCACCGAACGCGCGCCCGCCTTCACCGATGTGCCGACGCTGCGTGAGGCCGGGGTGGATATTGTCTCGACCGGCTGGTTCGGCGTGGTGGCGCCGGCCCAGACGCCCGCCCCGATCCTGGAGCGGCTGCACCGCGAGACGGTGGCCGCCCTGGCCGAGCCCGGCCTGGCGGCGCGGCTGGTGGCCGGCGGCAGCCTGCCCCGCGCCTCGGCCAGCCGGGCCGATTTCGCGCGCTTCATGGCCGAGGAGACGGCGCGCTGGGCGCCCGTGGTGCGCGCCACCGGCGCCACGGTGGATTGA
- a CDS encoding polyphosphate kinase 2 family protein: MNIPALDLEVEKKLARYRVEGPRGFRLAKQEPADTSGLKLSKEEASALLQFGVDRLSAEQDKLYAQDRWSVLCLFQAMDAAGKDGTIKHVFSGLNPQGCHVVSFKQPGPVELDHDFLWRHVTALPTRGQIGIHNRSWYEEVLVARVHPRVLAGQKLPDARVTKDIWNERLEDIAGFERYLARQGVVVLKFFLNVSQAEQKRRFLARLDEPEKNWKFSPADVAERRHWDSYMDAYEKAIRATATEDCPWYVVPADNKWFTRLIVVAAINRALKALKLHYPVVTEAQRAALAEARAALG; the protein is encoded by the coding sequence ATGAACATCCCGGCGCTGGATCTCGAAGTCGAGAAGAAGCTCGCCCGCTATCGCGTCGAGGGGCCGCGCGGCTTTCGCCTCGCCAAGCAGGAGCCCGCGGATACGTCCGGCCTCAAGCTTTCCAAGGAGGAGGCCTCGGCCCTGCTGCAATTCGGCGTGGACCGGCTGAGCGCGGAGCAGGACAAGCTCTATGCGCAGGATCGCTGGTCGGTGCTCTGCCTGTTCCAGGCGATGGATGCGGCGGGCAAGGACGGCACCATCAAGCACGTGTTTTCCGGCCTGAACCCGCAGGGCTGCCACGTGGTGAGCTTCAAGCAGCCAGGGCCGGTCGAGCTCGATCACGATTTCCTCTGGCGCCATGTGACGGCACTGCCGACGCGCGGGCAGATCGGCATCCATAATCGCAGCTGGTACGAGGAGGTGCTGGTGGCGCGCGTGCATCCGCGCGTGCTGGCCGGCCAGAAACTGCCCGATGCGCGCGTGACCAAGGATATCTGGAATGAGCGGCTGGAGGATATCGCGGGGTTTGAACGCTACCTCGCGCGGCAGGGCGTCGTGGTGCTGAAATTCTTCCTCAACGTCTCCCAGGCCGAGCAGAAGCGGCGCTTCCTCGCCCGGCTGGACGAGCCCGAGAAGAACTGGAAATTCAGCCCGGCCGACGTGGCCGAGCGCCGCCACTGGGACAGCTACATGGACGCCTATGAGAAGGCGATCCGCGCCACCGCCACCGAGGATTGCCCCTGGTATGTGGTCCCGGCGGACAACAAGTGGTTCACGCGCCTCATCGTCGTGGCCGCCATCAACCGGGCCCTCAAGGCCCTCAAGCTGCATTACCCCGTGGTGACGGAAGCCCAGCGCGCCGCCCTGGCCGAAGCGCGGGCGGCCCTGGGATGA
- a CDS encoding arylmalonate decarboxylase, with protein MRDVLGSRAKFGVMGPSTNTVVQPDFDMMRPPGVTAHYSRIFTPDSDAVSNETFRAGAELIGANTLDAVRSVMTCKPDYLVMGMSAVTFFDGVTGADRFVKSVEEVSGLKISVGSHSCHAALQAYGGVKRLAVLSPYWPSMNAEVIRYFGDMGYTTVRDRALQCPRWTAIAEVTPAELVPVLRELDGDDVDAIVQVGTNLSMVRLAAAAEMWLGKPVIAINTATWWHALRAQGITDKLDGFGRLMAEF; from the coding sequence ATGCGCGATGTTCTGGGCTCAAGGGCGAAATTCGGGGTGATGGGGCCTTCCACCAACACGGTGGTGCAGCCGGATTTCGACATGATGCGCCCGCCCGGCGTCACCGCGCATTACAGCCGCATCTTCACCCCCGATTCCGACGCCGTCAGCAACGAGACCTTCCGCGCCGGGGCCGAGCTGATCGGCGCCAACACACTGGACGCCGTGCGCAGCGTAATGACCTGCAAGCCCGACTACCTGGTGATGGGCATGAGCGCGGTCACCTTCTTCGATGGCGTCACGGGGGCTGATCGCTTCGTAAAAAGCGTGGAGGAGGTGAGCGGGCTGAAGATCTCCGTCGGCTCGCATTCCTGCCACGCCGCCTTGCAAGCCTATGGCGGGGTGAAGCGGCTCGCGGTCCTCTCGCCCTACTGGCCCAGCATGAATGCCGAGGTGATCCGCTATTTCGGCGATATGGGCTACACCACGGTGCGTGACCGCGCACTCCAATGCCCGCGCTGGACCGCCATCGCCGAAGTCACCCCGGCTGAGCTGGTGCCCGTACTGCGCGAGCTGGATGGCGATGACGTGGATGCCATCGTGCAGGTGGGCACCAACCTCTCCATGGTGCGCCTCGCCGCCGCCGCCGAAATGTGGCTGGGCAAGCCCGTCATCGCCATCAACACCGCCACCTGGTGGCATGCGCTGCGCGCCCAGGGCATCACGGATAAACTGGACGGCTTCGGCCGCCTGATGGCGGAGTTCTAG
- a CDS encoding NAD(P)/FAD-dependent oxidoreductase has protein sequence MADFDAIIIGAGMSGMYQLIRLRELGLRVRVFEAGTGVGGTWYWNRYPGARFDSESYSYGFSFDPELLQEWSWSEHFAPQPETLRYLERVAGKYDLHRDIQFNAEVKSAHRTGDAWRVTLADGSTHQARFLITAIGPLSAHTLPRIEGIESFPGPSFHTARWPKDGIDFKGKRVAVIGTGATGVQTIQEVAKTAGHLTVFQRTPNWCAPLHNRPITEAEQRRIKADYPQMFRRCAETFACFIHTADPRGTFEVTKAEREAFYEELYALPGFGIWVGNFRDSYTDPAANAEISDFIARKIRARVKDPRIAEMLIPKNHGFGTRRVPMETRYYEVYNQPNVELVDSKATPITRITPTGLSTTERDFAFDIIIYATGFDGLTGAFDRIDIRGRDGLPLRQAWAEGARTLVGMLAEGFPNMFMLLGPHTALGNIPRSIEYNVEWVTALLRHMQAHHLTEAEARPEAVAEWMAHVMECSIGLLSNEVDSWFTGVNKNVEGRQTRVVARYSGSAPAYRARCDEVAAGGYRELRLA, from the coding sequence ATGGCTGATTTCGACGCCATCATCATCGGGGCCGGCATGTCCGGCATGTATCAGCTCATCCGGCTGCGGGAATTGGGGCTGCGGGTCCGTGTGTTCGAGGCCGGCACCGGCGTGGGCGGCACCTGGTACTGGAACCGCTATCCCGGTGCGCGCTTCGATTCCGAGAGCTATTCCTACGGCTTCTCCTTCGACCCCGAATTGCTCCAGGAATGGAGCTGGTCCGAGCATTTCGCCCCGCAGCCTGAAACCCTGCGCTACCTGGAGCGCGTCGCCGGGAAATACGATCTGCACCGCGACATCCAGTTCAACGCCGAGGTGAAATCCGCACATCGCACGGGTGATGCCTGGCGCGTGACATTGGCCGATGGCAGCACGCACCAGGCGCGCTTCCTGATCACCGCGATCGGCCCGCTCTCGGCCCATACCCTGCCGCGCATCGAAGGCATCGAGAGCTTCCCGGGGCCGTCCTTCCACACCGCCCGCTGGCCGAAGGACGGCATTGATTTCAAGGGCAAGCGCGTCGCCGTGATCGGTACGGGTGCGACCGGCGTGCAGACCATCCAGGAGGTGGCGAAGACGGCGGGCCACCTCACGGTGTTCCAGCGCACGCCCAATTGGTGCGCGCCGCTGCACAACCGCCCCATCACCGAGGCGGAGCAGCGCCGCATCAAAGCCGATTACCCCCAGATGTTCCGCCGCTGCGCCGAGACCTTCGCCTGCTTCATCCACACCGCCGATCCGCGCGGCACCTTCGAGGTGACGAAAGCGGAGCGTGAGGCCTTCTACGAGGAACTCTACGCGCTGCCCGGCTTCGGCATCTGGGTCGGCAATTTCCGCGACAGCTACACGGACCCGGCCGCCAATGCCGAGATCTCCGACTTCATCGCCCGCAAGATCCGCGCCCGCGTGAAGGACCCGCGCATCGCCGAGATGCTGATCCCGAAGAACCACGGCTTCGGCACCCGCCGGGTGCCGATGGAGACGCGCTACTACGAGGTCTACAACCAGCCCAATGTCGAGCTGGTGGACAGCAAGGCCACCCCCATCACGCGCATCACGCCCACGGGGCTTTCCACCACCGAGCGTGACTTCGCATTCGACATCATCATCTACGCGACGGGCTTTGACGGGCTGACCGGCGCCTTTGACCGGATTGATATCCGTGGCCGCGATGGCCTCCCGCTTCGGCAGGCCTGGGCCGAGGGCGCGCGCACGCTGGTCGGCATGCTGGCCGAGGGCTTCCCCAACATGTTCATGCTGCTGGGGCCGCATACGGCGCTGGGCAATATTCCGCGCAGCATCGAATACAATGTGGAATGGGTGACAGCCCTGCTGCGCCACATGCAGGCGCACCACCTCACCGAGGCCGAGGCGCGGCCCGAGGCGGTGGCCGAATGGATGGCGCATGTGATGGAGTGCTCCATCGGCCTCCTCTCGAACGAGGTGGATTCCTGGTTCACCGGCGTGAACAAGAATGTCGAAGGCCGGCAGACCCGCGTCGTCGCGCGCTACAGCGGCAGCGCGCCGGCCTATCGCGCGCGTTGCGATGAGGTGGCGGCGGGCGGCTATCGGGAATTGCGCCTGGCCTGA